The Ascaphus truei isolate aAscTru1 chromosome 3, aAscTru1.hap1, whole genome shotgun sequence genome includes a region encoding these proteins:
- the LOC142490480 gene encoding uncharacterized protein LOC142490480 isoform X2: MSNYHQLVLEQTDDISSNQCLAGCMYQVVQASALQGQNVLQLIPVSKSTDHLIPLAQFPNISNTSAVNVKKKVCFSFHSPLPTSTAKEAVLQQTNFENNIITTQDNPPVCAKSIGVDRKYSPLETTVSHNKLACFPSHPGKTTYVMVNSKAVPVAVKSTPTLPSGHDLQIPANAEVKSVPASLPFAIQQKILAAIGNSEKRKVAKNTSVFLSPVNTIKTLAYKHISPVYPTPRTSNKAPVTLPLTVESLMDHLPTYKKTSPNIPMKWIVQENQESASCLVPVKSSDVTATKVLQILTGKTNHETSIANMLPMCRNPLSSNTNVLPIKDDSLVMYQNKTYLLTKQGSDVFDTETKSESQSFVSLEESTSCSETQKHSESIKNISNNVVEVVMCQNKPTKNLKMRPSTETSLQVNVSYSSNKESTALLQTSKLQAIRTNESDIICILDDPVENCSVTEKHETQDKGFSPPNATISIKIQIKMTPSLKGDHKPAVNKNKDGSLRLKFGLIKKERVVLRRIPLLRAEPVKPKDVSSLSPKKNLTVNNNVAAEKNKACNTKALGNETKVPTEMQQVKRRLPALDNIENSKRRKNLEGPTLKQDSETMFSSVPVTPRSLPSSMSSSPIGLPLVRSSHPSSVKISSYFTILPGSLSLPSTPPLTTHSPHPMKSLDQIMPNPHQVMPISTHSEPSNSQEKSVSSSSCVSFRLSQDPVDSFTKVSPANKLCSEMFSPLDLDETIRDEKIRRLKQLLIEREEALQTVRSQIKN; this comes from the exons TCTTGCAGGGTGTATGTATCAAGTAGTTCAGGCCTCTGCACTACAAGGACAAAATGTTCTTCAATTGATACCAGTGTCAAAATCAACTGATCATCTCATTCCATTGGCTCAGTTTCCTAACATCTCCAATACATCTGCAgtaaacgttaaaaaaaaagtttgtttctctTTTCACTCTCCACTTCCAACTTCAACAGCAAAGGAAGCAGTGTTACAGCAAACCAATTTTGAAAACAACATAATCACAACACAAGACAATCCCCCTGTATGTGCAAAAAGCATTGGGGTTGACCGTAAATATTCTCCACTGGAGACAACTGTATCACATAATAAGCTTGCATGTTTCCCATCTCATCCAGGAAAAACAACTTATGTCATGGTGAATTCAAAAGCTGTACCAGTTGCTGTAAAGTCAACACCTACTTTACCTTCAGGGCATGATCTTCAAATACCAGCTAATGCTGAAGTCAAATCTGTTCCAGCTTCTTTGCCTTTTGCTATCCAGCAGAAAATACTCGCTGCAATTGGCAATAGTGAAAAACGAAAAGTCGCCAAGAACACTTCTGTTTTTCTTTCGCCAGTTAATACTATAAAAACTTTAGCTTATAAGCACATTTCACCAGTTTACCCCACACCTAGAACATCAAATAAAGCCCCAGTAACTTTGCCTTTGACAGTAGAATCTCTTATGGACCATTTACCTACTTATAAAAAAACATCTCCAAACATACCGATGAAATGGATTGTACAAGAGAATCAAGAGTCTGCTTCTTGCCTTGTTCCAGTAAAGTCTTCCGATGTCACTGCTACAAAGGTATTACAAATATTGACTGGAAAAACAAATCATGAAACCAGTATTGCAAATATGTTACCAATGTGCAGAAACCCTCTCAGTTCAAATACAAATGTTCTCCCTATTAAAGATGATTCTCTGGTTATGTACCAAAACAAAACCTACCTGCTGACTAAACAAGGATCTGATGTTTTTGATACGGAAACTAAATCTGAATCACAGAGCTTTGTGTCACTAGAAGAATCCACATCATGTTCGGAAACACAAAAGCATTCTGAATCCATAAAGAATATATCCAATAACGTGGTTGAGGTAGTGATGTGTCAAAATAAACCTACTAAAAATCTAAAAATGCGCCCGAGCACTGAAACATCTCTTCAGGTAAATGTGAGTTATAGTTCAAACAAGGAAAGTACTGCATTGTTACAAACTTCGAAACTTCAAGCAATTCGTACAAATGAATCAGACATAATTTGTATTCTTGATGATCCTGTTGAAAACTGCTCTGTCACAGAAAAACATGAGACACAAGACAAAGGGTTCAGTCCTCCAAACGCAACAATTTCCATAAAG ATTCAGATCAAGATGACACCCAGTTTGAAGGGAGATCATAAACctgcagtaaataaaaataaagatggaAGCTTGAGGTTAAAGTTTGGTTTGATCAAAAAAGAAAGAGTTGTCCTGAGAAGGATTCCTCTTTTACGTGCCGAACCCGTGAAACCCAAGGACGTTTCAAGCCTGAGTCCTAAAAAGAATCTCACAGTGAACAacaatgtagctgctgaaaaGAACAAAGCCTGTAATACAAAGGCATTGGGAAATGAAACGAAG gtTCCTACTGAAATGCAACAGGTCAAAAGAAGGTTACCTGCTTTAGACAATATTGAAAATTCAAAGCGGAGAAAGAATTTAGAAGGACCTACTTTAAAGCAAGACTCTGAAACTATGTTTTCCAGTGTTCCAGTTACACCCAGATCACTACCTTCTTCAATGTCTTCTTCTCCCATAGGTTTACCTTTAGTAAGGAGTAGTCATCCTTCTTCAGTTAAGATAAGCTCTTATTTCACTATATTGCCTGGTTCTCTATCACTACCTAGTACTCCTCCATTAACAACCCATTCCCCTCACCCTATGAAGTCTCTTGACCAAATAATGCCCAATCCTCATCAAGTAATGCCTATTTCTACTCATTCAGAACCAAGCAACTCACAGGAAAAATCTGTGAGTAGCTCAAGCTGTGTCTCTTTCCGACTGAGTCAAGATCCTGTAGATTCTTTTACAAAGGTCTCTCCAGCCAACAAGTTATGCTCCGAGATGTTTTCTCCTTTGGATTTGGATGAAACTATCAGAGATGAGAAAATCCGACGGCTTAAACAACTTCTGATAGAACGAGAAGAAGCACTTCAGACAGTACGGAGTCAAATTAAAAATTAG
- the LOC142490480 gene encoding uncharacterized protein LOC142490480 isoform X3, with protein sequence MYQVVQASALQGQNVLQLIPVSKSTDHLIPLAQFPNISNTSAVNVKKKVCFSFHSPLPTSTAKEAVLQQTNFENNIITTQDNPPVCAKSIGVDRKYSPLETTVSHNKLACFPSHPGKTTYVMVNSKAVPVAVKSTPTLPSGHDLQIPANAEVKSVPASLPFAIQQKILAAIGNSEKRKVAKNTSVFLSPVNTIKTLAYKHISPVYPTPRTSNKAPVTLPLTVESLMDHLPTYKKTSPNIPMKWIVQENQESASCLVPVKSSDVTATKVLQILTGKTNHETSIANMLPMCRNPLSSNTNVLPIKDDSLVMYQNKTYLLTKQGSDVFDTETKSESQSFVSLEESTSCSETQKHSESIKNISNNVVEVVMCQNKPTKNLKMRPSTETSLQVNVSYSSNKESTALLQTSKLQAIRTNESDIICILDDPVENCSVTEKHETQDKGFSPPNATISIKVNAPTDVPHAHYTPVKIDEQIQIKMTPSLKGDHKPAVNKNKDGSLRLKFGLIKKERVVLRRIPLLRAEPVKPKDVSSLSPKKNLTVNNNVAAEKNKACNTKALGNETKVPTEMQQVKRRLPALDNIENSKRRKNLEGPTLKQDSETMFSSVPVTPRSLPSSMSSSPIGLPLVRSSHPSSVKISSYFTILPGSLSLPSTPPLTTHSPHPMKSLDQIMPNPHQVMPISTHSEPSNSQEKSVSSSSCVSFRLSQDPVDSFTKVSPANKLCSEMFSPLDLDETIRDEKIRRLKQLLIEREEALQTVRSQIKN encoded by the exons ATGTATCAAGTAGTTCAGGCCTCTGCACTACAAGGACAAAATGTTCTTCAATTGATACCAGTGTCAAAATCAACTGATCATCTCATTCCATTGGCTCAGTTTCCTAACATCTCCAATACATCTGCAgtaaacgttaaaaaaaaagtttgtttctctTTTCACTCTCCACTTCCAACTTCAACAGCAAAGGAAGCAGTGTTACAGCAAACCAATTTTGAAAACAACATAATCACAACACAAGACAATCCCCCTGTATGTGCAAAAAGCATTGGGGTTGACCGTAAATATTCTCCACTGGAGACAACTGTATCACATAATAAGCTTGCATGTTTCCCATCTCATCCAGGAAAAACAACTTATGTCATGGTGAATTCAAAAGCTGTACCAGTTGCTGTAAAGTCAACACCTACTTTACCTTCAGGGCATGATCTTCAAATACCAGCTAATGCTGAAGTCAAATCTGTTCCAGCTTCTTTGCCTTTTGCTATCCAGCAGAAAATACTCGCTGCAATTGGCAATAGTGAAAAACGAAAAGTCGCCAAGAACACTTCTGTTTTTCTTTCGCCAGTTAATACTATAAAAACTTTAGCTTATAAGCACATTTCACCAGTTTACCCCACACCTAGAACATCAAATAAAGCCCCAGTAACTTTGCCTTTGACAGTAGAATCTCTTATGGACCATTTACCTACTTATAAAAAAACATCTCCAAACATACCGATGAAATGGATTGTACAAGAGAATCAAGAGTCTGCTTCTTGCCTTGTTCCAGTAAAGTCTTCCGATGTCACTGCTACAAAGGTATTACAAATATTGACTGGAAAAACAAATCATGAAACCAGTATTGCAAATATGTTACCAATGTGCAGAAACCCTCTCAGTTCAAATACAAATGTTCTCCCTATTAAAGATGATTCTCTGGTTATGTACCAAAACAAAACCTACCTGCTGACTAAACAAGGATCTGATGTTTTTGATACGGAAACTAAATCTGAATCACAGAGCTTTGTGTCACTAGAAGAATCCACATCATGTTCGGAAACACAAAAGCATTCTGAATCCATAAAGAATATATCCAATAACGTGGTTGAGGTAGTGATGTGTCAAAATAAACCTACTAAAAATCTAAAAATGCGCCCGAGCACTGAAACATCTCTTCAGGTAAATGTGAGTTATAGTTCAAACAAGGAAAGTACTGCATTGTTACAAACTTCGAAACTTCAAGCAATTCGTACAAATGAATCAGACATAATTTGTATTCTTGATGATCCTGTTGAAAACTGCTCTGTCACAGAAAAACATGAGACACAAGACAAAGGGTTCAGTCCTCCAAACGCAACAATTTCCATAAAGGTAAATGCACCTACAGATGTACCGCACGCACATTATACTCCTGTTAAGATCGATGAACAG ATTCAGATCAAGATGACACCCAGTTTGAAGGGAGATCATAAACctgcagtaaataaaaataaagatggaAGCTTGAGGTTAAAGTTTGGTTTGATCAAAAAAGAAAGAGTTGTCCTGAGAAGGATTCCTCTTTTACGTGCCGAACCCGTGAAACCCAAGGACGTTTCAAGCCTGAGTCCTAAAAAGAATCTCACAGTGAACAacaatgtagctgctgaaaaGAACAAAGCCTGTAATACAAAGGCATTGGGAAATGAAACGAAG gtTCCTACTGAAATGCAACAGGTCAAAAGAAGGTTACCTGCTTTAGACAATATTGAAAATTCAAAGCGGAGAAAGAATTTAGAAGGACCTACTTTAAAGCAAGACTCTGAAACTATGTTTTCCAGTGTTCCAGTTACACCCAGATCACTACCTTCTTCAATGTCTTCTTCTCCCATAGGTTTACCTTTAGTAAGGAGTAGTCATCCTTCTTCAGTTAAGATAAGCTCTTATTTCACTATATTGCCTGGTTCTCTATCACTACCTAGTACTCCTCCATTAACAACCCATTCCCCTCACCCTATGAAGTCTCTTGACCAAATAATGCCCAATCCTCATCAAGTAATGCCTATTTCTACTCATTCAGAACCAAGCAACTCACAGGAAAAATCTGTGAGTAGCTCAAGCTGTGTCTCTTTCCGACTGAGTCAAGATCCTGTAGATTCTTTTACAAAGGTCTCTCCAGCCAACAAGTTATGCTCCGAGATGTTTTCTCCTTTGGATTTGGATGAAACTATCAGAGATGAGAAAATCCGACGGCTTAAACAACTTCTGATAGAACGAGAAGAAGCACTTCAGACAGTACGGAGTCAAATTAAAAATTAG
- the LOC142490480 gene encoding uncharacterized protein LOC142490480 isoform X1 — translation MSNYHQLVLEQTDDISSNQCLAGCMYQVVQASALQGQNVLQLIPVSKSTDHLIPLAQFPNISNTSAVNVKKKVCFSFHSPLPTSTAKEAVLQQTNFENNIITTQDNPPVCAKSIGVDRKYSPLETTVSHNKLACFPSHPGKTTYVMVNSKAVPVAVKSTPTLPSGHDLQIPANAEVKSVPASLPFAIQQKILAAIGNSEKRKVAKNTSVFLSPVNTIKTLAYKHISPVYPTPRTSNKAPVTLPLTVESLMDHLPTYKKTSPNIPMKWIVQENQESASCLVPVKSSDVTATKVLQILTGKTNHETSIANMLPMCRNPLSSNTNVLPIKDDSLVMYQNKTYLLTKQGSDVFDTETKSESQSFVSLEESTSCSETQKHSESIKNISNNVVEVVMCQNKPTKNLKMRPSTETSLQVNVSYSSNKESTALLQTSKLQAIRTNESDIICILDDPVENCSVTEKHETQDKGFSPPNATISIKVNAPTDVPHAHYTPVKIDEQIQIKMTPSLKGDHKPAVNKNKDGSLRLKFGLIKKERVVLRRIPLLRAEPVKPKDVSSLSPKKNLTVNNNVAAEKNKACNTKALGNETKVPTEMQQVKRRLPALDNIENSKRRKNLEGPTLKQDSETMFSSVPVTPRSLPSSMSSSPIGLPLVRSSHPSSVKISSYFTILPGSLSLPSTPPLTTHSPHPMKSLDQIMPNPHQVMPISTHSEPSNSQEKSVSSSSCVSFRLSQDPVDSFTKVSPANKLCSEMFSPLDLDETIRDEKIRRLKQLLIEREEALQTVRSQIKN, via the exons TCTTGCAGGGTGTATGTATCAAGTAGTTCAGGCCTCTGCACTACAAGGACAAAATGTTCTTCAATTGATACCAGTGTCAAAATCAACTGATCATCTCATTCCATTGGCTCAGTTTCCTAACATCTCCAATACATCTGCAgtaaacgttaaaaaaaaagtttgtttctctTTTCACTCTCCACTTCCAACTTCAACAGCAAAGGAAGCAGTGTTACAGCAAACCAATTTTGAAAACAACATAATCACAACACAAGACAATCCCCCTGTATGTGCAAAAAGCATTGGGGTTGACCGTAAATATTCTCCACTGGAGACAACTGTATCACATAATAAGCTTGCATGTTTCCCATCTCATCCAGGAAAAACAACTTATGTCATGGTGAATTCAAAAGCTGTACCAGTTGCTGTAAAGTCAACACCTACTTTACCTTCAGGGCATGATCTTCAAATACCAGCTAATGCTGAAGTCAAATCTGTTCCAGCTTCTTTGCCTTTTGCTATCCAGCAGAAAATACTCGCTGCAATTGGCAATAGTGAAAAACGAAAAGTCGCCAAGAACACTTCTGTTTTTCTTTCGCCAGTTAATACTATAAAAACTTTAGCTTATAAGCACATTTCACCAGTTTACCCCACACCTAGAACATCAAATAAAGCCCCAGTAACTTTGCCTTTGACAGTAGAATCTCTTATGGACCATTTACCTACTTATAAAAAAACATCTCCAAACATACCGATGAAATGGATTGTACAAGAGAATCAAGAGTCTGCTTCTTGCCTTGTTCCAGTAAAGTCTTCCGATGTCACTGCTACAAAGGTATTACAAATATTGACTGGAAAAACAAATCATGAAACCAGTATTGCAAATATGTTACCAATGTGCAGAAACCCTCTCAGTTCAAATACAAATGTTCTCCCTATTAAAGATGATTCTCTGGTTATGTACCAAAACAAAACCTACCTGCTGACTAAACAAGGATCTGATGTTTTTGATACGGAAACTAAATCTGAATCACAGAGCTTTGTGTCACTAGAAGAATCCACATCATGTTCGGAAACACAAAAGCATTCTGAATCCATAAAGAATATATCCAATAACGTGGTTGAGGTAGTGATGTGTCAAAATAAACCTACTAAAAATCTAAAAATGCGCCCGAGCACTGAAACATCTCTTCAGGTAAATGTGAGTTATAGTTCAAACAAGGAAAGTACTGCATTGTTACAAACTTCGAAACTTCAAGCAATTCGTACAAATGAATCAGACATAATTTGTATTCTTGATGATCCTGTTGAAAACTGCTCTGTCACAGAAAAACATGAGACACAAGACAAAGGGTTCAGTCCTCCAAACGCAACAATTTCCATAAAGGTAAATGCACCTACAGATGTACCGCACGCACATTATACTCCTGTTAAGATCGATGAACAG ATTCAGATCAAGATGACACCCAGTTTGAAGGGAGATCATAAACctgcagtaaataaaaataaagatggaAGCTTGAGGTTAAAGTTTGGTTTGATCAAAAAAGAAAGAGTTGTCCTGAGAAGGATTCCTCTTTTACGTGCCGAACCCGTGAAACCCAAGGACGTTTCAAGCCTGAGTCCTAAAAAGAATCTCACAGTGAACAacaatgtagctgctgaaaaGAACAAAGCCTGTAATACAAAGGCATTGGGAAATGAAACGAAG gtTCCTACTGAAATGCAACAGGTCAAAAGAAGGTTACCTGCTTTAGACAATATTGAAAATTCAAAGCGGAGAAAGAATTTAGAAGGACCTACTTTAAAGCAAGACTCTGAAACTATGTTTTCCAGTGTTCCAGTTACACCCAGATCACTACCTTCTTCAATGTCTTCTTCTCCCATAGGTTTACCTTTAGTAAGGAGTAGTCATCCTTCTTCAGTTAAGATAAGCTCTTATTTCACTATATTGCCTGGTTCTCTATCACTACCTAGTACTCCTCCATTAACAACCCATTCCCCTCACCCTATGAAGTCTCTTGACCAAATAATGCCCAATCCTCATCAAGTAATGCCTATTTCTACTCATTCAGAACCAAGCAACTCACAGGAAAAATCTGTGAGTAGCTCAAGCTGTGTCTCTTTCCGACTGAGTCAAGATCCTGTAGATTCTTTTACAAAGGTCTCTCCAGCCAACAAGTTATGCTCCGAGATGTTTTCTCCTTTGGATTTGGATGAAACTATCAGAGATGAGAAAATCCGACGGCTTAAACAACTTCTGATAGAACGAGAAGAAGCACTTCAGACAGTACGGAGTCAAATTAAAAATTAG